The Candidatus Zixiibacteriota bacterium genome window below encodes:
- a CDS encoding methyltransferase domain-containing protein, giving the protein MTVTAGTISKSSALGEHRRSATACSAVPSSLVQADPDTGKLTGRPAHFDHYWEARDLATTDARTRLRLALMESMLTHRNGRLLDVGCGRGLIAGRFAERGFDVTAVDLSPVALEWTRRQHPAIRTAMVDLERGDIEGTYEVIVCLEVLQQVRNPVDVLKRLVSALSSDGELVVSLPNEFHLARRLAILLGRVEFGGIAGTHLKLYTPAEHRRLFGACGLRVTDARTQSIIPPRWWGGRLHHWANRPAGWWPGLLALSVVYRLEPGARG; this is encoded by the coding sequence ATGACGGTCACAGCGGGCACGATCTCGAAATCGTCTGCACTGGGGGAACACCGGCGGTCCGCAACGGCATGTTCCGCGGTGCCCTCGTCCCTTGTCCAAGCTGACCCGGACACGGGGAAACTGACGGGCAGGCCCGCCCACTTTGATCACTACTGGGAGGCCCGTGATCTGGCGACCACCGACGCACGCACCCGACTGCGGCTGGCGCTCATGGAGTCGATGCTGACGCATCGCAACGGTCGGCTGCTCGATGTCGGTTGCGGGCGTGGGCTCATCGCGGGACGTTTCGCCGAACGCGGATTCGATGTGACTGCCGTCGACCTGTCGCCCGTCGCCCTCGAGTGGACCCGGCGTCAGCATCCCGCCATCCGGACCGCAATGGTCGATCTGGAGAGAGGCGACATTGAGGGTACCTATGAGGTGATTGTCTGTCTCGAAGTGCTGCAGCAGGTGCGGAATCCGGTCGACGTGCTGAAGCGGCTGGTCTCAGCGCTCAGTTCAGACGGAGAGTTGGTCGTCAGTCTCCCGAATGAGTTCCATCTGGCCCGACGGCTGGCGATTCTCCTTGGCCGAGTCGAGTTCGGCGGTATTGCGGGTACACATCTGAAGCTGTACACACCGGCCGAGCATCGGCGGCTGTTTGGGGCGTGCGGGCTCAGAGTGACCGATGCCCGGACGCAGTCGATCATCCCACCGCGCTGGTGGGGAGGTCGCCTTCATCATTGGGCCAATCGGCCCGCCGGTTGGTGGCCGGGTCTGCTCGCGCTGTCGGTGGTTTATCGTCTGGAACCGGGGGCAAGGGGCTAA
- a CDS encoding glycosyltransferase — translation MRILLITNRYPACADDSASPFVPHFVAALRKGGVHVDVLTPRYRPANTMDREDAAFAEPPWIHRFASGSTVPIGSWSLFHPVSWLRLQRFLRNGYETGRALCRDDHYDHILALWALPSGYFARRLAREFNVPYSVWCLGSDIYAWAQRPIIRRFIARVLVDAACVFGDGEDLCRRVHAWLGIDCRFLPSFRPLAGVTVTSPPLATASPRYLYLGRLHRAKGIFELIDAFAMVHRALPGAGLRLVGHGPDARRLEQQVERQALGTAVDFTGAVAGSRVVIELEQTDFVVIPTKSDSLPLVFSEAVQTFRPVIGTDIGDLGEFIRQYRVGLVTPSSDPAGLSATMLAMASAPVFDLEGRADLLSRLDPRRAAAVFCTQALGAPAGQYESLAALADPVPRALSS, via the coding sequence ATGCGTATTCTCCTGATCACGAACCGATACCCCGCCTGTGCCGACGATTCGGCATCGCCGTTTGTGCCGCACTTTGTGGCAGCGCTTCGCAAAGGCGGCGTCCATGTCGACGTCTTGACACCGCGCTATCGACCGGCCAACACGATGGATCGCGAGGACGCGGCTTTCGCCGAGCCGCCGTGGATTCACCGTTTCGCCAGCGGTTCCACAGTGCCCATCGGTTCATGGAGCCTATTCCATCCCGTCAGTTGGCTCCGTTTGCAGCGGTTTCTCAGGAATGGCTATGAGACCGGGAGAGCCCTCTGCCGGGACGATCACTACGATCACATTCTCGCGCTCTGGGCACTCCCTTCCGGGTACTTCGCGCGTAGACTGGCGCGGGAGTTCAATGTTCCCTACTCGGTCTGGTGCCTCGGTTCCGACATCTATGCGTGGGCCCAACGTCCGATCATTCGCCGTTTCATCGCCCGGGTTCTGGTTGATGCCGCCTGCGTGTTCGGCGATGGTGAAGATCTGTGCCGACGTGTCCACGCCTGGCTCGGGATTGACTGTCGATTCCTGCCATCGTTTCGGCCATTGGCGGGCGTCACGGTTACCAGTCCGCCGTTGGCCACGGCTTCGCCGCGCTATCTCTACTTGGGGCGATTGCACCGCGCCAAGGGGATCTTCGAGCTTATCGACGCCTTTGCCATGGTGCACAGAGCCCTCCCCGGCGCCGGACTGCGCCTGGTCGGCCATGGTCCGGATGCGCGACGACTGGAACAGCAGGTGGAGCGACAGGCGTTGGGAACTGCCGTTGATTTCACGGGCGCCGTGGCCGGGAGCCGGGTTGTCATCGAACTTGAGCAGACCGATTTTGTCGTCATACCCACGAAGTCGGACAGTTTGCCGCTGGTCTTCTCCGAGGCCGTGCAGACCTTTCGTCCGGTGATCGGCACGGACATTGGCGACCTGGGAGAATTCATCCGCCAATACCGTGTTGGTCTGGTCACGCCCTCATCGGATCCCGCGGGTCTTTCGGCGACCATGCTGGCGATGGCCTCGGCCCCCGTCTTCGATCTTGAAGGTCGCGCCGATCTGCTCTCGCGACTCGATCCCCGCCGGGCGGCGGCGGTGTTTTGCACCCAGGCCTTGGGTGCCCCAGCCGGGCAGTACGAGTCCTTGGCGGCCCTTGCCGATCCCGTTCCCAGAGCGTTATCCTCCTGA
- a CDS encoding glycosyltransferase family 2 protein — protein sequence MSERRRPSPDPSCGRIDLSRRERLSAACPPDPEVSVVVPMHNERENLPATVERIIAALVPGGRSFEIVAVDDGSTDTTCSCLEAMAGEDPRVRVVAYPVNRGRGYAIRRGFAAARGRIIVTIDADLSYDPDHIERLLAVLDERPEVDFVVGSPYVDGGATHHVPRGRLLVSRWGNRILGLAMPGKLTTVTGILRAYRREVLDVLDLESNDKELHLEIVSKALAAGFVPAEMPAVLTGRRRGKSKFFLRATVASHLIFSFYEKPVLLFGLIGALILGLGLGSGLRIIYLWQTGTLNPDRPLISLTVILLVAGLQVLLFGFLGSQIVQVRRELYRTQKAVKMAMSTVVLRRDSHTVVPDAVTRANCPPDRHATAPPVRGGERSSSRMIKQSAK from the coding sequence ATGAGCGAGCGAAGAAGACCCTCACCCGATCCGTCCTGCGGACGGATCGACCTCTCCCGGAGGGAGAGGTTAAGTGCCGCGTGTCCACCGGATCCGGAGGTCTCCGTCGTAGTGCCGATGCACAACGAACGGGAGAACCTCCCGGCCACCGTCGAACGGATCATTGCGGCTTTAGTCCCCGGCGGACGCTCGTTCGAGATCGTGGCGGTCGATGACGGGTCGACCGACACGACGTGTTCTTGCTTGGAGGCGATGGCCGGGGAAGATCCTCGTGTACGCGTCGTAGCGTATCCGGTCAATCGGGGACGGGGGTATGCGATCCGTCGCGGTTTCGCTGCCGCGCGCGGGCGGATCATTGTCACGATCGATGCCGACCTCAGCTACGACCCCGATCATATCGAGCGGCTGCTGGCCGTCCTCGATGAACGCCCCGAAGTCGATTTTGTGGTCGGCTCTCCGTATGTCGATGGCGGCGCCACTCACCATGTCCCGCGCGGTCGGCTCCTGGTGTCGCGATGGGGCAATCGGATACTCGGGCTGGCGATGCCGGGGAAACTCACAACGGTCACTGGGATCTTGCGCGCCTACCGTCGCGAAGTCCTCGACGTTCTCGACCTGGAATCCAACGATAAGGAACTGCATCTGGAGATCGTCTCCAAGGCGCTGGCCGCCGGCTTCGTTCCGGCCGAGATGCCTGCGGTCCTCACGGGACGACGGCGCGGCAAGTCGAAGTTCTTCCTTCGGGCGACCGTCGCCTCCCATCTGATCTTCTCGTTCTATGAGAAGCCGGTCCTCTTGTTCGGGCTGATCGGCGCACTCATCCTCGGGCTGGGGCTGGGCTCGGGGCTGCGGATTATCTATCTATGGCAGACCGGGACATTGAACCCGGATCGTCCCCTGATTTCCTTGACTGTCATCCTGCTGGTGGCGGGTTTGCAGGTGCTGCTGTTCGGCTTCCTTGGCTCGCAGATCGTCCAGGTGCGACGCGAATTGTATCGCACCCAGAAAGCCGTGAAGATGGCGATGTCGACGGTGGTGCTGCGCCGCGATTCGCACACCGTCGTTCCTGATGCTGTCACGCGGGCGAATTGCCCTCCTGATAGGCATGCAACGGCCCCTCCCGTCCGAGGCGGAGAACGGTCATCGTCGAGAATGATCAAACAGAGTGCAAAATAG
- a CDS encoding CoA-binding protein → MNRPQHREFGQTMPEHTIAIIGASNDRRKFGNKAVRAYQRLGWTVYPVNPREPVIEGLQAYPSIRDVPRPLDRVSIYLLPQLGMKILPDLAAVGAAEVFFNPGSESPELLEQATKSGINAIVACSILDIGTTPAEYPSA, encoded by the coding sequence ATGAACCGCCCGCAGCACCGTGAGTTCGGACAGACCATGCCGGAACACACAATCGCCATCATCGGCGCCTCGAACGACCGGCGCAAATTCGGCAACAAGGCGGTGCGCGCCTACCAACGTCTGGGCTGGACCGTGTATCCGGTCAATCCACGCGAGCCGGTGATCGAGGGATTGCAGGCCTATCCTTCGATTCGCGATGTACCGCGGCCGCTCGATCGGGTCTCCATCTACCTGCTCCCGCAACTGGGAATGAAGATTCTCCCTGACCTGGCCGCTGTGGGCGCCGCCGAGGTCTTCTTCAATCCCGGCAGCGAGTCTCCCGAGCTCTTGGAACAGGCGACCAAGTCGGGGATCAACGCCATCGTCGCCTGCTCCATCCTCGACATCGGCACGACACCGGCCGAGTACCCGTCCGCGTAG
- a CDS encoding DUF362 domain-containing protein: MNHTQPLARTAESTPAARPSVVAAVRTHPETVLEDYRRLLDLVGAVDGLSRDSDTLLKLNLSWTKYFPACSSQPWQVEGVVRALIDYGFARERLMPIENKTVVTDPLKGAKNNLWMPILQRNGLGFTPLPDVEWTVYRFQTPLLRLNEIFPEGIEIPAIYPGRQIIHFPTIKTHGHSITTGAIKNSFGGLLKEVRHYAHKYIHEVMVDLMLMQRELHPRVLAVMDGTVCGDGAGPRTMIPRIGNVLLASFDSVAIDSVAARVMGFDPLSIPYLRMCHERGLGCADVAGIELVGDDIRGLNLGFKTKRSLVIWGDQMLRKGPLRFLEKIALHSPLVVWAPFASNVYHDWLWYPTVGRKIIRSFRRTEWGKLFEEYKSRPA; the protein is encoded by the coding sequence ATGAATCACACCCAGCCATTAGCCAGGACAGCCGAATCGACCCCGGCGGCACGACCATCGGTCGTGGCCGCGGTGCGGACACACCCGGAAACCGTCCTGGAGGATTACCGCCGACTGCTCGATCTCGTCGGTGCGGTAGACGGTCTGAGCCGTGATTCCGACACCCTGCTGAAGTTGAATCTGTCGTGGACAAAGTACTTCCCCGCCTGTTCTTCGCAGCCGTGGCAGGTGGAGGGAGTCGTTCGCGCCCTCATCGACTATGGTTTTGCGCGCGAACGGCTCATGCCGATCGAAAACAAGACCGTGGTCACCGATCCCCTGAAGGGGGCCAAGAACAACCTCTGGATGCCGATCCTCCAACGAAACGGGCTCGGGTTCACGCCGCTGCCCGACGTGGAGTGGACCGTCTATCGTTTCCAGACGCCGCTTTTGCGGCTCAATGAGATCTTCCCCGAGGGAATCGAGATTCCGGCCATCTATCCCGGGCGGCAGATCATCCACTTCCCGACGATCAAGACGCACGGGCACTCGATCACCACCGGGGCGATCAAGAATTCGTTCGGCGGACTGCTCAAGGAAGTCCGCCATTATGCCCACAAGTACATTCACGAGGTGATGGTCGATCTGATGCTGATGCAGCGCGAGCTGCACCCCCGCGTCCTGGCGGTGATGGATGGGACCGTCTGCGGCGATGGGGCCGGCCCCCGCACCATGATCCCCCGCATCGGCAACGTGCTGTTGGCCTCGTTCGACTCCGTGGCCATTGACTCTGTGGCCGCGCGCGTGATGGGATTCGATCCGCTGTCCATTCCCTATCTGCGCATGTGCCATGAACGGGGGTTGGGCTGCGCCGACGTCGCCGGGATCGAGTTGGTCGGCGATGATATCCGCGGCCTCAATCTCGGATTCAAGACCAAGCGCTCTCTGGTGATCTGGGGCGATCAGATGCTCCGCAAGGGGCCATTGCGCTTCCTCGAGAAGATCGCCCTGCACTCACCGCTGGTCGTGTGGGCGCCCTTTGCCTCGAATGTCTATCACGATTGGTTGTGGTATCCCACGGTTGGACGGAAGATCATTCGTTCCTTCCGGCGCACGGAGTGGGGGAAACTGTTTGAGGAATACAAGTCACGCCCCGCGTAG
- a CDS encoding GGDEF domain-containing protein, producing the protein MSTEWAHLEATLARWLAADSLDQLCREALQRLRPECGVSRILVLAWWGTRPVTWGMAPDDPLRIPVQRWYDSGRRRSLWTGESDGLETVTRPTAPAGIDPVLLQLGFGAGATMAADAGITYEIFWSLTSDPASAESGSPGTREHRFMGDAIEGEPLWRLLKLALTNQARLERLRELSHIDSVTDIFNRRYFNLRLVEELARAERFERPLALVVADLDRFKHFNDTHGHQVGDMVLRHIGRTVRRAVRSIDILCRLGGDEFAVLMPDTDAAECIMLGERLRQAVEASPLALPGTGDPSVLPMCLSLGGAVYPRHADRAERLLWCADMALLEAKRRGGNQCVCHDELAGKPLPEGCHPPDLPLDCSFPR; encoded by the coding sequence ATGTCCACGGAATGGGCTCATCTCGAAGCGACGCTGGCGCGGTGGCTGGCGGCCGATTCCCTCGATCAGCTTTGCCGCGAGGCGCTGCAACGGTTGCGTCCCGAGTGCGGTGTCAGCCGCATCCTGGTACTGGCCTGGTGGGGAACGCGGCCGGTGACTTGGGGAATGGCTCCGGACGATCCGCTCCGAATCCCCGTGCAGCGATGGTATGACTCCGGGCGACGCCGGTCCCTGTGGACGGGTGAATCAGACGGCCTGGAGACGGTTACCCGTCCAACCGCGCCGGCAGGGATTGATCCGGTACTCCTCCAGTTGGGATTCGGCGCCGGCGCCACAATGGCAGCGGACGCCGGGATCACCTACGAGATCTTCTGGTCTCTGACGTCGGATCCGGCAAGCGCGGAGAGTGGCTCCCCGGGAACCAGGGAGCACCGCTTCATGGGCGACGCGATCGAGGGCGAGCCGCTGTGGCGGTTGCTGAAACTGGCACTGACGAATCAGGCCCGTCTGGAACGGTTGCGGGAGTTGTCGCACATCGATTCCGTGACCGACATATTCAATCGCCGGTACTTCAACTTGCGATTGGTCGAAGAATTGGCGCGGGCCGAGCGGTTCGAACGGCCGCTGGCGCTGGTGGTCGCCGATTTGGACCGCTTCAAGCACTTCAATGATACCCACGGGCACCAGGTGGGGGACATGGTATTGCGCCACATTGGCCGGACAGTGCGTCGCGCCGTGCGTTCGATCGACATTCTCTGCCGTCTGGGCGGCGATGAATTCGCCGTCCTGATGCCGGACACCGATGCCGCCGAATGCATCATGCTGGGAGAACGGCTGCGTCAAGCGGTCGAAGCCAGTCCGCTGGCGCTGCCCGGGACCGGCGACCCGTCGGTGCTGCCGATGTGCTTGTCGCTGGGTGGCGCGGTGTATCCCCGGCATGCGGATCGCGCCGAGCGTCTGCTTTGGTGCGCCGATATGGCGCTCTTGGAAGCCAAACGTCGGGGCGGTAATCAGTGTGTGTGTCACGATGAACTCGCCGGCAAACCCCTGCCGGAGGGGTGCCATCCCCCCGATCTCCCCCTGGATTGTTCCTTTCCCCGCTGA
- a CDS encoding STAS domain-containing protein, translating into MSIGTAPDSPVQDIRVSVAAATGDGAVHVIRVDGTIDTLTSDELDTVLGTLVRQGQYRLVVDLAGVRYVSSAGWGVFVSRLRQARESGGDIKLARMTPAVRDVYDLLEFEGILHHSDQLDAAVAQFGGNGHGGGVPRTAASAGGLSVAQPVSMNAMLASLETSVLQLIGEDPFYTVGELRTHLTGAGHSRARRWAIICVLWRHRLLGRRRRLEYYRRRRTEGSATG; encoded by the coding sequence GTGAGCATCGGGACCGCCCCGGATTCTCCGGTGCAGGATATCCGCGTGTCGGTGGCGGCGGCCACCGGTGACGGCGCTGTCCACGTCATCCGCGTCGATGGGACGATCGACACGTTGACGTCCGACGAACTCGACACCGTACTGGGGACGCTGGTTCGTCAGGGGCAGTATCGGTTGGTCGTTGATCTGGCGGGAGTGCGCTATGTTTCCTCGGCGGGGTGGGGGGTCTTTGTCTCGCGTTTACGCCAGGCGCGCGAGAGCGGCGGCGACATCAAGCTGGCGCGCATGACGCCGGCCGTGCGCGACGTGTATGACCTGCTCGAGTTTGAGGGCATCCTCCATCACTCGGACCAATTGGATGCCGCCGTGGCGCAGTTTGGCGGCAACGGCCATGGCGGCGGTGTGCCCAGAACAGCGGCCTCTGCCGGTGGATTGTCGGTCGCACAGCCCGTGTCCATGAACGCCATGCTCGCATCGCTGGAGACGTCCGTGCTGCAGTTGATCGGGGAGGACCCGTTCTACACGGTTGGTGAGCTGCGGACGCACTTGACCGGGGCCGGTCACAGCCGCGCCCGCCGCTGGGCGATCATCTGCGTGCTCTGGCGCCATCGACTCCTGGGGCGTCGGCGACGGCTGGAGTATTATCGTCGCCGCAGAACAGAGGGCAGCGCCACGGGGTAG
- a CDS encoding Do family serine endopeptidase yields the protein MSTKGRTIWAVVVVLIVFLGGISLGLQWRGATGGSELTAVTDTLHDSLSGPPEIAVPPAMRWAGERSLGFADVAARITPAVVNVSSERVVVTRDRVAAWDPFFDFFGPRYYSIPRQRHETSLGSGVIVSDSGIVLTNNHVIEGAQEIDVILADSRRLSAQLLGTDPATDVAVLRVNAAGLPAVPLGNSDSARIGDVVLAFGNPFGIGQTVTMGIVSATGRSELGLVDYENFIQTDAAINPGNSGGALVDVSGRLIGINTAIFSRSGGYQGIGFAVPINIARYVMESILEKGKITRGSIGASYQDIDAAMAEAFRLADNRGALVNTVTSGGSADHAGLRRGDVIVAFAGRPVADAVDLRRSIALSPVGGSVEIGYLRGGDRRTAQVRIAEEETKYTYLGAAEQSGKSPIEGIVVETLDRHTAERMGLKAETQGVIIKEILSNTPAARSGLREGDAVLEINREPVDGVEAFKTLMAKYADKPIVLLLSRAGALYYLSLSP from the coding sequence ATGAGTACCAAGGGTCGGACGATCTGGGCTGTCGTCGTCGTTCTCATTGTCTTCTTGGGGGGAATTTCCCTGGGGTTGCAGTGGCGCGGCGCGACTGGTGGTTCGGAGCTTACGGCCGTCACCGATACACTGCACGACTCACTGTCGGGTCCTCCGGAGATCGCCGTTCCTCCCGCCATGCGCTGGGCGGGGGAGCGGTCGTTGGGATTCGCCGATGTCGCCGCCCGAATCACCCCCGCCGTCGTCAACGTCTCTTCCGAACGGGTCGTCGTCACGCGCGACCGCGTGGCGGCGTGGGATCCGTTCTTCGATTTCTTCGGTCCACGATACTATTCCATCCCCCGGCAACGGCACGAGACGTCCCTTGGCTCCGGCGTGATCGTATCGGATTCCGGCATTGTATTGACCAACAACCACGTGATCGAAGGGGCGCAGGAAATCGACGTCATTCTCGCCGACAGTCGTCGTCTCTCGGCGCAGCTTCTGGGAACCGATCCGGCCACCGACGTCGCCGTTCTCCGCGTGAATGCCGCCGGTCTGCCTGCCGTGCCGCTGGGGAACTCCGATTCGGCCCGCATCGGCGACGTCGTCCTTGCCTTCGGTAATCCCTTCGGCATCGGTCAGACGGTGACGATGGGGATCGTGTCGGCGACAGGGCGGTCCGAACTGGGGTTGGTCGACTACGAGAACTTCATCCAGACAGATGCCGCGATCAATCCCGGGAACTCCGGGGGCGCGCTGGTGGACGTCTCCGGTCGGCTCATCGGCATCAACACGGCGATCTTCTCCCGATCCGGCGGGTATCAGGGGATCGGCTTTGCCGTTCCCATCAACATCGCCCGCTACGTCATGGAGAGCATTCTGGAGAAGGGGAAGATCACGCGCGGGTCGATCGGGGCGTCGTATCAGGACATCGACGCTGCGATGGCTGAGGCATTCCGACTGGCGGACAACCGGGGTGCCTTGGTCAATACCGTCACGTCCGGTGGTTCGGCCGACCACGCCGGGTTGCGTCGGGGAGATGTCATCGTGGCGTTCGCGGGTCGACCGGTCGCGGATGCGGTCGACTTGCGTCGCTCGATTGCCCTCTCGCCGGTGGGCGGGAGCGTCGAGATCGGATATCTGCGCGGCGGCGATCGTCGTACCGCGCAGGTCCGAATCGCGGAAGAAGAGACCAAGTACACGTACCTGGGGGCTGCCGAGCAATCGGGAAAGAGCCCCATCGAGGGGATCGTCGTCGAGACTCTCGACCGCCACACCGCCGAGCGTATGGGACTGAAGGCGGAGACTCAGGGAGTAATTATCAAGGAGATCCTCTCCAACACGCCGGCAGCGCGGTCGGGGTTAAGGGAGGGTGACGCCGTTCTCGAGATCAACCGCGAGCCGGTCGACGGCGTGGAGGCCTTCAAGACGCTGATGGCCAAGTACGCGGACAAGCCCATTGTCTTGTTGTTGTCCCGTGCCGGTGCACTGTACTACCTTTCGTTGTCTCCGTGA
- a CDS encoding DUF393 domain-containing protein, with protein sequence MMPIPSRPSIWILWDGECAFCRRWVEWVETRDRSSSLRAVPYQHAGCDGSPPLTPELYRRCRRAVHVMMPDGTTIGGGAAVACILGQIGFPRLGRFLSWRPILPLTEFCYRLVARNRRFLSRWPFPRSTRQERDSGTVRP encoded by the coding sequence ATGATGCCGATACCATCCCGACCATCGATCTGGATTTTGTGGGACGGAGAATGCGCCTTCTGCCGCCGTTGGGTTGAATGGGTGGAGACGCGCGACCGGAGCAGTTCTCTCCGCGCGGTGCCGTATCAGCACGCGGGATGCGATGGATCGCCGCCGTTGACGCCGGAGCTGTACCGGCGCTGTCGGCGGGCGGTGCATGTCATGATGCCCGACGGAACCACCATCGGCGGCGGCGCCGCGGTGGCCTGCATTCTGGGACAGATCGGTTTTCCCCGGCTCGGGCGATTCCTGTCATGGCGCCCGATTCTGCCGCTGACCGAATTCTGCTATCGCCTAGTCGCCCGCAATCGCCGTTTCCTGTCGCGGTGGCCCTTCCCGCGGAGTACTCGACAGGAGCGTGACTCAGGAACCGTGCGCCCCTGA
- a CDS encoding MFS transporter encodes MPALHRLRTFLGLRRSMVGMLGMAVLVGLGEHMAERFLPIYLMALGGGAYAIGLLNGLDNLLGALYAFPGGYLADRLGTKRALLVFNILAMTGYVVVILVPAWPAVIVGAFFFLSWSAISLPAVMKLVTQVLPATKRTMGVSMHSLVRRIPMALGPVMGGAFIGIWGEISGVRLAFASALIMALVALVMQQRLIEEDHHRGTVETPPAAEKNPLRLWRAMPPVLKRLLVADILVRFCEQIPYAFVVVWCMKVIAAPVTALQFGILTAIEMATAVLVYIPVAHLADRSGKKPFVVMTFGFFTLFPLALWFSRSLVPLVFAFVLRGLKEFGEPTRKALILDLAPEDRKAGMFGLYYLIRDTVVSVAAFGGAALWQIGPEANFLVAFVFGLLGTLWFAAQGRDLTGSGAQSTATTT; translated from the coding sequence ATGCCCGCCTTGCACCGACTCAGGACATTCCTTGGTCTGCGCCGCAGCATGGTCGGGATGCTCGGTATGGCCGTACTCGTCGGTTTGGGCGAGCACATGGCCGAGCGCTTCCTGCCCATCTATCTGATGGCGCTGGGAGGCGGCGCCTATGCGATCGGTCTTCTGAATGGCCTCGACAACCTGCTGGGGGCGCTCTACGCTTTCCCCGGCGGTTATCTGGCTGACCGTCTCGGGACGAAGCGGGCACTTCTGGTTTTCAACATCCTGGCGATGACGGGATACGTCGTCGTGATCCTGGTCCCTGCTTGGCCGGCCGTGATTGTCGGGGCTTTCTTCTTTCTCTCGTGGAGCGCGATCTCGCTTCCCGCAGTCATGAAGCTGGTGACCCAGGTTCTCCCCGCGACCAAACGCACCATGGGCGTCTCGATGCACTCGCTGGTGCGCCGCATCCCCATGGCGCTGGGACCGGTGATGGGTGGCGCCTTCATCGGCATCTGGGGCGAGATCTCCGGGGTACGCCTCGCGTTTGCCTCCGCTCTGATCATGGCACTGGTGGCACTAGTGATGCAGCAGCGGTTGATCGAAGAGGATCATCACCGTGGTACGGTCGAGACTCCTCCGGCGGCCGAAAAGAACCCGCTGCGGCTGTGGCGCGCCATGCCCCCCGTGCTCAAGCGACTGCTGGTGGCGGACATCCTCGTGCGTTTCTGTGAGCAGATTCCCTATGCGTTTGTGGTGGTCTGGTGCATGAAGGTGATTGCCGCGCCGGTCACCGCCTTACAGTTCGGTATCCTGACGGCCATCGAAATGGCGACCGCCGTGCTGGTCTACATTCCCGTCGCGCATCTGGCCGACCGGAGCGGGAAGAAGCCGTTTGTCGTCATGACATTCGGTTTCTTCACGCTCTTCCCGCTGGCTCTGTGGTTCAGTCGCTCGCTCGTGCCCCTGGTCTTTGCCTTCGTGCTGCGGGGATTGAAGGAATTCGGCGAGCCGACCCGCAAGGCGTTGATCCTCGATCTGGCGCCGGAGGATCGCAAGGCGGGGATGTTCGGCCTGTACTATCTGATCCGTGACACGGTTGTTTCCGTGGCTGCGTTCGGCGGTGCCGCCCTCTGGCAGATCGGTCCGGAGGCCAATTTCCTCGTCGCCTTCGTCTTTGGTCTTCTGGGGACGCTCTGGTTTGCCGCTCAGGGGAGGGACCTGACGGGCTCCGGGGCGCAGTCCACTGCGACAACAACATGA
- a CDS encoding YXWGXW repeat-containing protein: MKRIVLYLGAMSAALILSAGCARTIYVRDEPPPLQVEVRPAAPGPNAVWIDGHWKWAHGRYNWVPGHWERHAKGTWVPGHWDKRPRGHVWVPGHWRR, from the coding sequence ATGAAACGGATTGTCCTGTATCTCGGAGCCATGTCGGCAGCGCTGATCCTGTCGGCCGGTTGTGCGCGGACCATATATGTCCGCGATGAACCACCGCCACTGCAGGTGGAGGTCCGGCCGGCCGCTCCGGGGCCGAATGCGGTCTGGATCGACGGGCATTGGAAGTGGGCGCACGGACGGTACAACTGGGTGCCGGGGCATTGGGAACGTCATGCCAAAGGGACCTGGGTCCCCGGGCACTGGGACAAACGTCCCCGGGGGCATGTCTGGGTTCCCGGCCACTGGCGGCGGTGA